A portion of the Kribbella jejuensis genome contains these proteins:
- a CDS encoding glycosyltransferase family 87 protein: protein MPTVTGPQRELAPTPSEADPALAGLTVGLGGPSGRFARLGSSWWTPLRIALAVCTITFGLGVLQKAPCMEAGWDRQSWRPFKALCYSDIGFLYQERGFAEGNRPFLDTGNYPVLEYPVLTGGFMEVAARITWLMTGDPKKDLTVEQKRDTAGVFFLVNTVMLFLCALLVVGLTVATARGVARKPGAARGQPLDALYVAAAPALALTSTINWDLFAVALTAGAMFAWSRGKPIWFGVLLGLGTAAKFYPFLLLGPLLIVCLRGRKLWPWFQATIAAVVAWGLVNAPIYLLAKNEWLSFWQFNDQRESDYGSIWYVLKLAKHEVTDVNQLNIVIFAGLCLSIAILGLMAPRPPRFAQLAFLVVAAFLLINKVYSPQYVLWLLPLVALARPRLRDWLIWQACECFYWMLVWMHLAQFLQPGDPNVPDRIYWFSVILRMAGTLWLMLVVARDILLPENDPVRRGDAVDDPSDGVPSRTLVTA from the coding sequence ATGCCCACCGTGACCGGACCACAACGCGAGCTCGCGCCGACACCGTCGGAGGCCGATCCGGCCCTCGCCGGCCTGACCGTCGGGCTCGGTGGACCGTCCGGGCGGTTCGCCCGGCTCGGGTCGTCGTGGTGGACCCCGCTGCGGATCGCGCTCGCGGTCTGCACGATCACGTTCGGTCTCGGCGTACTGCAGAAGGCGCCGTGTATGGAGGCCGGCTGGGACCGGCAGAGCTGGCGGCCGTTCAAGGCGCTGTGCTACTCCGACATCGGTTTCCTCTACCAGGAACGCGGTTTCGCCGAGGGCAACCGGCCGTTCCTGGACACCGGCAACTACCCCGTGCTCGAGTACCCGGTGCTCACCGGCGGCTTCATGGAGGTCGCGGCCCGGATCACCTGGCTGATGACCGGCGACCCGAAGAAGGACCTGACCGTGGAGCAGAAGCGCGACACGGCCGGGGTGTTCTTCCTGGTCAACACCGTGATGCTGTTCCTCTGCGCGCTGCTGGTCGTCGGCCTGACCGTCGCCACAGCCCGGGGCGTCGCGCGAAAACCCGGCGCGGCCCGTGGGCAGCCCCTGGACGCGTTGTACGTCGCTGCCGCGCCCGCGCTGGCGCTGACCTCGACGATCAACTGGGACCTGTTCGCGGTCGCGTTGACGGCCGGGGCGATGTTCGCCTGGTCGCGCGGGAAGCCGATCTGGTTCGGCGTACTGCTCGGGCTCGGGACGGCGGCGAAGTTCTACCCGTTCCTGCTGCTCGGGCCGCTGCTGATCGTGTGTCTGCGCGGCCGGAAGCTGTGGCCGTGGTTCCAGGCCACGATCGCAGCGGTGGTCGCGTGGGGTCTGGTGAACGCACCGATCTACCTGCTGGCCAAGAACGAATGGCTCTCGTTCTGGCAGTTCAACGACCAGCGGGAGAGCGACTACGGCTCGATCTGGTACGTCCTCAAGCTCGCCAAGCACGAGGTCACCGACGTCAACCAGCTGAACATCGTGATCTTCGCCGGGCTCTGCCTGTCGATCGCGATCCTCGGGCTGATGGCGCCGCGGCCGCCACGGTTCGCCCAGCTCGCGTTCCTGGTAGTCGCAGCGTTCCTGCTGATCAACAAGGTGTACTCACCGCAGTACGTGCTGTGGTTGCTGCCGCTGGTGGCGCTGGCCCGGCCGCGGTTGCGGGACTGGCTGATCTGGCAGGCCTGCGAGTGCTTCTACTGGATGCTGGTCTGGATGCATCTGGCGCAGTTCCTGCAACCGGGCGATCCGAACGTGCCGGACCGGATCTACTGGTTCTCGGTGATCCTGCGGATGGCCGGCACGCTGTGGCTGATGCTGGTGGTCGCCCGCGACATCCTCCTCCCGGAGAACGATCCGGTCCGTCGCGGCGACGCGGTCGACGACCCGTCCGACGGTGTACCGTCCCGCACGCTGGTGACCGCCTAG
- a CDS encoding WhiB family transcriptional regulator has translation MRPTLTVIVDPADRWMSRAACIGQAPAYDETASRWEQRKARELCLKSCPVLDECREWARRTKYTGTAAGETLLYGRRRGHPSSAAS, from the coding sequence ATGAGGCCGACGCTGACCGTGATCGTGGATCCCGCCGACCGCTGGATGAGCCGCGCCGCGTGTATCGGGCAGGCGCCGGCGTACGACGAGACCGCCAGCCGCTGGGAGCAGCGCAAGGCGCGGGAGCTGTGCCTGAAGTCGTGCCCGGTGCTCGACGAGTGCCGCGAGTGGGCGCGGCGGACGAAGTACACCGGAACGGCCGCGGGCGAGACCCTGCTGTACGGGCGCCGCCGCGGCCATCCTTCGAGCGCTGCGAGTTAG
- the yicI gene encoding alpha-xylosidase — translation MKFTDGYWQLRPGLTRLRPAEIESVEAGERELVVFAPARRIERRGDTLNQPQFTMTFSSPARGVIGVHIGHHLGGRPAHPSYRLNTGTEHPVKVEVGAAEARLTSGELSVVIALEGPWDVRFEQDGRPLTNSGERSVGLITDAEGNHYLHEQLALGVGETIYGLGERFGPLVKNGQVVDSWNADGGTSSEQAYKNVPFYLSSKGYGVLVDNPALVSFEVGSEVTSRNQFSVQGQELQYYVFAGPTPKDVLRRYTDLTGRPARVPAWSMGLWLSTSFTTDYTEETTASFVDGMAERDLPLSVFHFDCFWMRQFHWCDFVWDPIAFPDPAGMVRRLKDRGLRVSLWINPYIAQRSVLFEEGRRLGYLLKRPDGSVWQWDLWQAGMAIVDFTNPDATAWFRSKLQALIDLGVDCFKTDFGERIPTDVVWHDGSDPERMHNYYPQLYNAAVFGLLEENRGSGEAVLFARSATVGGQQFPVHWGGDCESTFEAMAESLRGGLSLAASGFGYWSHDIGGFEGTPDPAIFKRWVAFGLLSSHSRLHGSSSYRVPWAFDEEAVDVLRKFTKLKLSLMPYLTAAGEEAHRDGVPMMRPMLLEFPDDPAAAYLDRQYMLGQDLLVAPVMSLDGEVSFYLPGGRWTSLLTGEVLTGPGWVQQTHGFDSVPLYVREGAVIPIGAVDDRPEYDWADGAELRWFQPSEGQVVTVPVGPDATVELAYRGGKVESRVLEGTCTFTVEVRA, via the coding sequence ATGAAGTTCACCGACGGGTACTGGCAGTTGCGTCCGGGGCTGACCCGCTTGCGGCCGGCCGAGATCGAGAGTGTCGAGGCGGGCGAGCGCGAGCTGGTCGTGTTCGCACCGGCCCGCCGGATCGAGCGGCGCGGCGACACCCTCAACCAGCCGCAGTTCACGATGACCTTCAGCTCGCCGGCCCGCGGCGTGATCGGGGTCCACATCGGCCACCACCTCGGCGGCCGGCCCGCGCATCCGTCGTACCGGCTGAACACCGGCACCGAGCATCCGGTGAAGGTGGAGGTCGGCGCGGCCGAGGCGCGGCTGACGTCGGGGGAGCTGAGCGTGGTGATCGCGCTCGAGGGACCGTGGGACGTCCGGTTCGAGCAGGACGGCCGGCCGCTGACCAACTCCGGTGAGCGCAGCGTCGGCCTGATCACGGATGCCGAGGGCAACCACTACTTGCACGAGCAGCTCGCGCTCGGGGTCGGCGAGACGATCTACGGCCTCGGGGAGCGGTTCGGTCCGCTCGTCAAGAACGGTCAGGTCGTCGACAGCTGGAACGCCGACGGCGGGACGTCCAGCGAACAGGCGTACAAGAACGTCCCCTTCTACCTCAGCAGCAAGGGGTACGGGGTTCTGGTCGACAATCCCGCCCTCGTGTCGTTCGAGGTCGGCTCCGAGGTCACCTCCCGCAACCAGTTCAGCGTCCAGGGCCAGGAACTCCAGTACTACGTCTTCGCCGGCCCGACACCGAAGGACGTGCTGCGCCGCTACACCGACCTGACCGGACGCCCGGCCCGGGTGCCTGCCTGGTCGATGGGACTGTGGCTGTCGACGTCGTTCACCACGGACTACACCGAGGAGACGACGGCCTCGTTCGTCGACGGGATGGCCGAGCGCGACCTGCCGTTGAGCGTGTTCCACTTCGACTGCTTCTGGATGCGCCAGTTCCACTGGTGCGATTTCGTCTGGGACCCGATCGCGTTCCCGGACCCGGCCGGGATGGTCCGCCGGTTGAAGGACCGTGGCCTCCGGGTCAGCCTGTGGATCAACCCGTACATCGCGCAGCGGTCGGTGCTGTTCGAGGAGGGCCGCCGGCTCGGGTACCTGCTCAAGCGGCCGGACGGTTCGGTCTGGCAGTGGGACCTGTGGCAGGCCGGGATGGCGATCGTCGACTTCACCAACCCGGACGCGACGGCCTGGTTCCGGTCCAAGCTGCAGGCGCTGATCGATCTCGGCGTCGACTGCTTCAAGACCGACTTCGGCGAACGGATCCCGACCGACGTCGTCTGGCACGACGGTTCGGACCCGGAACGGATGCACAACTACTATCCACAGCTCTACAACGCGGCCGTCTTCGGTCTACTCGAAGAGAACCGCGGTTCCGGTGAGGCTGTGCTGTTCGCCCGCTCCGCGACGGTCGGTGGTCAGCAGTTCCCGGTGCACTGGGGCGGCGACTGCGAATCGACGTTCGAGGCGATGGCGGAGTCGCTGCGCGGCGGACTGTCGCTGGCCGCGTCCGGCTTCGGCTACTGGAGCCATGACATCGGCGGGTTCGAGGGCACGCCCGATCCGGCGATCTTCAAGCGCTGGGTCGCGTTCGGGCTGCTCTCGTCGCACTCGCGCCTGCACGGCTCCTCGTCGTACCGCGTCCCGTGGGCGTTCGACGAGGAAGCGGTCGACGTACTGCGGAAGTTCACCAAGCTGAAGCTGTCGCTGATGCCGTACCTGACCGCCGCCGGCGAGGAGGCGCACCGCGACGGGGTGCCGATGATGCGGCCGATGCTGCTCGAGTTCCCGGACGACCCGGCGGCCGCGTACCTGGACCGGCAGTACATGCTCGGTCAGGACCTCCTCGTCGCGCCGGTGATGAGCCTTGACGGTGAGGTCTCGTTCTATCTTCCGGGTGGCCGCTGGACGTCGCTGCTGACCGGCGAGGTGCTGACCGGGCCCGGCTGGGTTCAGCAGACGCATGGGTTCGACAGCGTCCCGCTGTACGTCCGCGAGGGCGCGGTGATCCCGATCGGCGCGGTCGACGACCGCCCGGAGTACGACTGGGCCGACGGCGCCGAACTTCGCTGGTTCCAGCCGTCGGAAGGACAGGTCGTCACCGTCCCGGTCGGGCCGGACGCTACGGTGGAGCTGGCGTACCGCGGCGGCAAGGTCGAGTCGCGTGTCCTCGAAGGGACCTGCACGTTCACCGTGGAGGTCCGCGCATGA
- a CDS encoding beta-galactosidase, with protein MTLWYGGDYNPEQWDPAVWKEDVDLMRRAGVNLVTVGVFSWSSIEPRPGEYTFGWLDQVLDLLHDGGVSVDLATPTASPPPWFSRLHPEALPVTADGVRLTHGSRDTYCACAPAYRDAARGIAGALAERYADHPALAMWHVHNEYGTTCYCPLAAERFRDWLRERYGSLDRLNEAWTTAFWSQGYADWRDIEPPRKTQYLVNPTQYLDFRRFWSDELLAAFREQKNVVRASSEAPITTNFVFGGWVPVNHAQWAAEVDVVAIDHYPDQAGIGAEEQTAFGADLARGWSGGKPWLLMEQAAGALNEGRRWHTKEPGRMARHSLPHVARGSRGALFFQWRASRGGAEMYHPAMVPHAGPDSRMFREITELGAVLPRLAEVAESNVVAEVAILWDVECWWAMQGTHLPSSELDYLKAVRAAHRHFWRAGVTVDFAAPDADLSSYGVVVVPSLYLISDEAAANLTTYVENGGQLVVGYFSGIVDTDLRVRHALTDLLGVRIEEFHPLADEVALASGGRGRLWSEDVHAVSAEVVDRYAGGVLDGRPAITRRQAGAGTAWYVSTELDDETAAGLVQELTGTGEPLETVRRRSGDTTWTFRINHGDEDVVVPATGVELVSGAPVDGEVTVPAGGYAVVRSE; from the coding sequence ATGACGCTGTGGTACGGCGGAGACTACAACCCCGAGCAGTGGGATCCGGCGGTCTGGAAGGAAGACGTCGACCTGATGCGCCGGGCCGGAGTGAACCTGGTGACGGTCGGCGTCTTCTCGTGGTCGAGCATCGAGCCGCGGCCGGGCGAGTACACCTTCGGCTGGCTCGACCAGGTCCTCGACCTGCTGCACGACGGCGGTGTCAGTGTCGATCTCGCCACCCCGACCGCGTCGCCGCCGCCCTGGTTCAGCCGGCTGCACCCGGAAGCGCTGCCGGTGACCGCGGACGGCGTACGGCTGACCCACGGCAGCCGGGACACGTACTGCGCCTGCGCGCCCGCGTACCGGGACGCCGCGCGGGGGATCGCCGGGGCGCTGGCCGAGCGGTACGCGGACCACCCGGCGCTGGCGATGTGGCACGTGCACAACGAGTACGGGACGACCTGCTACTGCCCGCTCGCGGCGGAACGGTTCCGCGACTGGCTGCGGGAGCGATACGGGTCGCTCGACCGGCTGAACGAGGCGTGGACGACCGCGTTCTGGAGTCAGGGGTACGCCGACTGGCGCGACATCGAGCCGCCGCGGAAAACGCAGTACCTGGTGAATCCGACGCAGTACCTGGACTTCCGGCGGTTCTGGTCGGACGAACTGCTGGCCGCGTTCCGCGAGCAGAAGAACGTCGTACGAGCGTCTTCCGAAGCGCCGATCACGACGAACTTCGTGTTCGGCGGCTGGGTGCCGGTGAACCACGCGCAGTGGGCCGCCGAGGTCGATGTCGTTGCCATCGACCACTACCCGGACCAGGCCGGGATCGGCGCCGAGGAGCAGACCGCGTTCGGTGCCGACCTGGCTCGCGGCTGGTCCGGGGGAAAGCCGTGGCTGCTGATGGAGCAGGCGGCCGGCGCTCTGAACGAAGGGCGCCGCTGGCACACGAAAGAGCCGGGACGAATGGCGCGGCACAGCCTGCCGCACGTCGCCCGCGGTTCGCGCGGTGCACTGTTCTTCCAGTGGCGGGCATCGCGCGGTGGCGCGGAGATGTACCACCCGGCGATGGTCCCGCACGCCGGGCCGGACAGCCGGATGTTCCGCGAGATCACCGAGCTCGGGGCAGTCCTGCCCCGATTGGCAGAGGTTGCTGAGAGCAACGTTGTGGCGGAGGTCGCGATCCTCTGGGACGTCGAGTGCTGGTGGGCGATGCAGGGCACGCACCTGCCGTCGTCGGAGCTCGACTATCTGAAGGCCGTCCGCGCGGCGCACCGGCACTTCTGGCGCGCAGGCGTCACCGTCGACTTCGCAGCGCCCGACGCGGACCTTTCGTCGTACGGCGTCGTCGTGGTGCCGTCGCTGTACCTGATCTCGGACGAGGCCGCGGCGAACCTCACGACGTACGTCGAGAACGGCGGGCAGCTCGTGGTCGGCTACTTCAGCGGGATCGTGGACACGGACCTGCGCGTCCGGCATGCGCTCACGGACCTGCTCGGCGTACGCATCGAGGAGTTCCACCCGCTCGCGGACGAGGTCGCGCTGGCGTCGGGTGGGCGTGGCCGGTTGTGGAGCGAGGACGTGCACGCGGTGTCGGCCGAGGTGGTCGATCGGTACGCCGGGGGAGTGCTGGACGGGAGGCCCGCGATCACCCGGCGGCAGGCCGGAGCGGGTACGGCGTGGTACGTCTCGACCGAGCTGGACGACGAGACGGCCGCCGGGCTCGTCCAGGAGCTGACCGGTACCGGTGAGCCGCTGGAGACGGTGCGCCGGCGGTCCGGAGACACCACGTGGACGTTCCGCATCAACCACGGCGACGAGGATGTCGTCGTACCGGCGACCGGTGTCGAGTTGGTGAGTGGCGCGCCGGTCGACGGTGAGGTGACCGTGCCGGCCGGAGGTTATGCGGTCGTGCGGTCCGAGTAA
- a CDS encoding threonine ammonia-lyase produces the protein MPTLDDIREAAQELEGRIHRTPLLTSSALNERFGAELVLKAELFQKTGSFKVRGLLTKLLRLTAAERERGVITVSAGNAAGALAWAARNAGVPATVVMATTAVPAKIDAAREYGATIELVEGDLMAQYERIKDERGLTGVHPFDDEDVITGHASLGLELLADRPDLGTVLVPVGGGGLISGVATAVKLLKPQVRVIGIEPEGADVVSRSLAAGRPQKLPTARSIADGLAAPVCGTRNFPLIQQYVDQVVRVSEQALLEATRLVMSRTKLAVEPAAAAPFAALIEGSIQLDHAGPAAAVLSGGNLDVSKLMLQV, from the coding sequence ATGCCGACACTCGACGACATCCGCGAGGCCGCCCAGGAGCTCGAGGGACGGATCCACCGCACACCGCTGCTGACCTCGTCAGCCTTGAACGAACGGTTCGGCGCCGAGCTGGTCCTCAAGGCCGAGCTGTTCCAGAAGACCGGCAGCTTCAAGGTCCGCGGCCTGCTGACCAAACTGCTCCGCCTGACGGCCGCGGAGCGGGAACGCGGCGTGATCACCGTCTCGGCCGGGAACGCGGCCGGAGCCCTCGCCTGGGCCGCGCGGAACGCCGGCGTACCGGCGACCGTGGTGATGGCGACGACCGCCGTCCCGGCGAAGATCGATGCCGCCCGCGAGTACGGCGCGACCATCGAGCTGGTCGAGGGCGACCTGATGGCGCAGTACGAGCGGATCAAGGACGAACGGGGGCTGACCGGGGTCCATCCGTTCGACGACGAGGACGTGATCACCGGACACGCGAGCCTCGGGCTGGAGCTGTTGGCGGACCGGCCCGACCTCGGCACCGTCCTGGTGCCGGTGGGTGGTGGCGGACTGATCTCCGGCGTCGCGACGGCGGTCAAGCTGCTGAAGCCGCAGGTTCGCGTGATCGGGATCGAGCCCGAGGGAGCCGATGTGGTCAGCCGCAGCCTCGCCGCCGGCCGGCCGCAGAAGCTCCCGACCGCCCGGTCGATCGCCGACGGCCTCGCCGCGCCCGTCTGCGGGACCCGGAACTTCCCTCTCATCCAGCAGTACGTCGATCAGGTTGTCCGCGTGAGCGAGCAGGCTCTGCTGGAGGCGACCCGCCTGGTCATGTCTCGCACCAAGCTCGCCGTCGAGCCGGCGGCGGCCGCGCCGTTCGCCGCTCTGATCGAGGGCAGCATCCAGCTCGACCATGCAGGACCGGCCGCCGCGGTTCTCAGCGGCGGCAACCTCGACGTGTCGAAGCTGATGCTTCAGGTCTAG
- a CDS encoding ATP-grasp domain-containing protein codes for MTKRIALATSAELAELHPDDRPLLEALRAEGLDPVVEVWTDPSVDWSAYDAVLLRTVWDYFVRYDEFTEWLAQLDKAEVPLLNSTDQVRWNSDKQYLLELRERGVAIVPSQVAAGACLREVVAGLNGQQIVVKPTVSGNALHTVRGAAGSPELEQALAELPDLVYLVQPFIPEIQSEGEWSLLFFDGEFSHAVVKRPANGDYRVQESYGGQTALTQPPAAVLESARAALEASGPTPVYARVDGVVVNDRFLLMEIELIEPYLFFPQSPAAIQKLAKAVATRL; via the coding sequence GTGACGAAACGCATCGCCCTCGCGACCTCGGCCGAACTCGCTGAGTTGCACCCCGACGACCGCCCGCTCCTGGAGGCGCTCCGCGCCGAAGGGCTCGACCCGGTCGTCGAGGTCTGGACCGACCCGTCGGTCGACTGGTCCGCCTACGACGCAGTCCTGCTGCGCACGGTCTGGGACTACTTCGTGCGGTACGACGAGTTCACCGAGTGGCTCGCCCAGCTCGACAAGGCCGAAGTACCGCTGCTGAACAGCACCGACCAGGTCCGCTGGAACAGCGACAAGCAGTACCTGCTCGAACTCCGCGAGCGCGGCGTGGCGATCGTCCCGTCCCAGGTCGCCGCAGGCGCCTGCCTGCGCGAGGTGGTCGCCGGGCTGAACGGCCAGCAGATCGTCGTCAAGCCGACCGTCAGCGGCAACGCCCTGCACACGGTCCGCGGGGCGGCCGGCTCCCCCGAGCTCGAGCAGGCGCTGGCCGAGCTGCCCGACCTGGTCTACCTCGTGCAGCCCTTCATCCCGGAAATCCAGTCCGAGGGCGAGTGGTCGCTGCTGTTCTTCGACGGCGAGTTCAGCCACGCGGTCGTGAAGCGACCCGCGAACGGCGACTACCGCGTGCAGGAGTCCTACGGCGGGCAGACCGCGCTCACCCAGCCGCCGGCCGCCGTTCTGGAGAGCGCCCGGGCCGCCCTGGAAGCCTCCGGCCCGACCCCGGTCTACGCCCGTGTCGACGGGGTCGTGGTCAACGACCGCTTCCTGTTGATGGAGATCGAGCTCATCGAGCCGTACCTGTTCTTCCCGCAGTCCCCCGCCGCGATCCAGAAGCTGGCAAAGGCAGTCGCCACCAGGCTCTAA
- a CDS encoding response regulator transcription factor — MRVLMVEDELRLADTVHRGLTDAGFVVELVHDGENAVWAATEHSYDVIVLDIMLPKLNGYRVLELLRARGIWTPVLMLTAKDGEYDQTDAFDLGADDYLTKPFSFLVLVARLRALIRRGGPERPVVLMAGDLSLDVARRRVERNGREITLTPREYGLLEFLMRHRGDTVSKSEILQNVWDPAFEGDPNVVEVYVRYLRKKIDTPFARHAIETIRGMGYRLNPEGG; from the coding sequence ATGCGAGTGCTGATGGTCGAGGACGAACTGCGGCTGGCCGACACGGTGCACCGCGGGCTGACCGACGCCGGCTTCGTGGTCGAGTTGGTGCACGACGGCGAGAACGCTGTCTGGGCGGCGACCGAGCACAGCTACGACGTGATCGTGCTGGACATCATGCTGCCGAAGCTGAACGGGTACCGCGTGCTGGAGCTGCTGCGGGCGCGCGGGATCTGGACGCCGGTGCTGATGCTGACCGCGAAGGACGGCGAGTACGACCAGACCGACGCGTTCGATCTGGGCGCTGACGACTACCTGACCAAGCCGTTCAGCTTCCTGGTGCTGGTGGCCCGGCTGCGCGCGCTGATCCGGCGCGGCGGCCCCGAGCGTCCCGTCGTACTGATGGCCGGCGACCTGTCGCTGGACGTGGCCCGCCGGCGGGTCGAGCGGAACGGGCGGGAGATCACGCTGACGCCGCGCGAGTACGGGCTGCTCGAGTTCCTGATGCGGCACCGCGGCGACACGGTGAGCAAGTCCGAGATTCTGCAGAACGTCTGGGACCCGGCCTTCGAGGGCGACCCGAACGTGGTCGAGGTGTACGTCCGCTACCTGCGGAAGAAGATCGACACGCCCTTCGCCCGGCACGCCATCGAGACCATCCGCGGCATGGGTTACCGGCTCAATCCCGAGGGCGGCTGA
- a CDS encoding sensor histidine kinase translates to MIGQALRPVERIRSRVQGIGSRDLTERVPVPETRDEIARLAITMNEMLDRLETGQATQRAFVADASHELRSPLATLTAALEVIEADTTGKAWLELRQVMETETDRMRQLVEDLLLLAKADDTGIRMRQTDVDLDDLVEAEIKRLRNSKPELTVKGDVHPVRVTGDPARLSQVLRNLVDNAARAAHTTVMLTTAERDGTAIITVEDDGDGIPEEDRQRVFERFVRLDTSRSRASGGSGLGLSIAREITRAHHGTITLTPSPTGGTTATVMLPI, encoded by the coding sequence ATGATCGGGCAGGCGCTGCGGCCGGTGGAACGGATCCGTTCGAGGGTGCAGGGTATCGGGTCGCGGGACCTGACCGAGCGAGTACCGGTACCGGAGACGCGGGACGAGATCGCCCGGCTGGCCATCACGATGAACGAGATGCTCGACCGGCTGGAGACCGGGCAGGCGACCCAGCGTGCGTTCGTCGCGGACGCCAGCCACGAACTGCGCTCGCCGCTCGCCACCCTCACCGCCGCGCTGGAGGTGATCGAGGCCGACACCACCGGGAAAGCGTGGCTCGAGCTGCGGCAGGTGATGGAGACCGAGACCGACCGGATGCGGCAGCTCGTCGAGGACCTGCTGCTGCTCGCGAAGGCCGACGACACCGGCATCCGGATGCGGCAGACCGACGTCGACCTCGACGACCTGGTCGAGGCCGAGATCAAGCGGCTGCGCAACTCCAAGCCCGAACTCACGGTGAAGGGCGACGTCCATCCCGTCCGCGTCACCGGCGACCCGGCGCGGCTGAGTCAGGTACTGCGGAACCTCGTCGACAACGCCGCCCGCGCCGCGCACACCACGGTGATGCTGACAACGGCCGAACGCGACGGCACCGCGATCATCACGGTCGAGGACGACGGCGACGGCATCCCGGAGGAGGACCGCCAGCGCGTCTTCGAACGCTTCGTCCGCCTCGACACCAGCCGCTCCCGAGCCAGCGGCGGCTCCGGCCTGGGTCTGTCCATCGCCCGTGAAATCACCCGAGCCCACCACGGCACCATCACCCTGACTCCTTCCCCCACCGGCGGCACCACAGCGACGGTCATGCTTCCGATTTGA
- a CDS encoding LacI family DNA-binding transcriptional regulator, which produces MERSTMVTIADVARHAGVATSTVSYVLSGKRTISPDTRERVQRSVRALGYRPNASARALASQRSNVVALVIPLRTDMHVPVLMQFAAAIVTAARRFDHDVLLLTADEGPAGLERVAQSSLVDALVVMDVELQDERVPVLRDLPMPSVLIGHPEEAGGLTCVDLDFVAAGALCVDHLADLGHRSVALLGTPSTVYERQTAFAERTLTGFAEAAARRGVVGVETPCEHTFDAILETVGQLLHDHPDLTGLVVQNEPIIGPLLDVLRRLGRRVPEDMSLVAICADDVAERHVPQLSSVTIPAEQMGTLAVESLIAKLAGSTVPELTLLPPTLTARGSSGPYSDRTTA; this is translated from the coding sequence GTGGAGAGGAGCACCATGGTCACGATCGCGGACGTCGCCCGGCACGCCGGTGTGGCGACCAGCACGGTGTCCTACGTGCTCAGCGGCAAACGGACGATCTCGCCCGACACCCGCGAGCGGGTGCAGCGGAGCGTCCGCGCGCTCGGCTACCGGCCCAATGCGAGCGCTCGCGCCCTGGCCAGCCAGCGGTCGAACGTGGTCGCGCTGGTGATCCCACTGCGGACCGACATGCATGTCCCTGTGCTGATGCAGTTCGCCGCCGCGATCGTGACCGCGGCGCGCCGGTTCGATCACGACGTGCTGCTGCTGACGGCCGACGAAGGGCCCGCGGGACTCGAGCGGGTCGCGCAGAGTTCGCTCGTCGACGCGCTCGTGGTGATGGACGTCGAACTCCAGGACGAACGAGTACCCGTGCTGCGCGACCTGCCGATGCCGTCGGTACTGATCGGGCATCCGGAGGAGGCCGGCGGGCTGACGTGTGTCGACCTCGACTTCGTTGCCGCGGGCGCCCTGTGCGTGGACCACCTGGCCGATCTCGGGCACCGGTCGGTGGCTCTGCTCGGTACGCCGTCCACGGTTTACGAACGGCAGACAGCGTTCGCGGAGCGCACGCTGACCGGGTTCGCCGAGGCAGCCGCCCGACGTGGGGTGGTCGGGGTGGAGACGCCGTGTGAGCACACGTTCGACGCGATCCTGGAGACCGTCGGGCAGCTGCTGCACGACCATCCGGACCTCACCGGGCTGGTGGTGCAGAACGAGCCGATCATCGGGCCGCTGCTCGACGTCCTGCGGCGGCTCGGCCGGCGCGTGCCGGAGGACATGTCACTGGTCGCGATCTGCGCGGACGACGTCGCCGAACGGCACGTGCCGCAGCTCTCGTCGGTGACGATCCCGGCGGAACAGATGGGCACCCTGGCGGTCGAGTCGCTGATCGCCAAGCTCGCCGGCTCGACGGTTCCGGAACTGACCCTGCTGCCGCCGACGCTGACCGCCCGCGGCAGCTCGGGTCCTTACTCGGACCGCACGACCGCATAA
- a CDS encoding DUF1918 domain-containing protein, which translates to MVKAVAGDQVVVEGSHVMAHRREGQIVEVHDPSGAPPYLVHWTDTDSDSLFFPGPDAHIVHTGETG; encoded by the coding sequence GTGGTGAAGGCTGTGGCAGGCGATCAGGTTGTCGTGGAAGGCAGTCACGTGATGGCGCACCGGCGGGAAGGGCAGATCGTCGAGGTGCACGATCCGTCCGGCGCCCCGCCGTACCTGGTCCACTGGACCGACACGGACTCCGACTCCCTGTTCTTCCCGGGGCCCGACGCTCACATCGTGCACACCGGAGAAACCGGCTAG